A stretch of the Synechocystis sp. PCC 7338 genome encodes the following:
- a CDS encoding FAD-dependent oxidoreductase: MAKKLLLVGGGHSHALVLKHWRRRPLAAVDLTLISDVSQTPYSGMLPGHVAGFYSHVESHIDLPRLCASAGVNFVEDRVIAVDPERNLLTTQQGKQLSFDCLALDIGSTPFLDNIAGAEYGIPAKPVPQFLSAWQALLQNIDQKRPEKFTLAIAGGGAGGVELAFNVQARLAKLFPAMALDVQIWQRGATLLPHHSAQGRKLIDRLLAKQNITVLLNCPVTTIEPEFFPADSPLTCYKLWSDDHWRSVNSVFLVTQASSAPWLPQSGLSLDGRGFISVKPTLQNYAHRHIFAAGDVATMIDHPRPKAGVFAVRQGKPLFDNLQRFFLGQTLKPFIPQSQYLSLLGTGDGKAIALWGPWASCGHCWWQLKDYIDRQFMEQF, encoded by the coding sequence ATGGCCAAAAAACTGCTGCTGGTGGGGGGAGGCCATAGCCATGCTTTGGTGCTCAAACATTGGCGTCGCCGTCCCCTGGCTGCTGTGGATCTAACGTTAATCAGCGATGTTAGCCAAACTCCCTATTCCGGTATGTTACCGGGGCATGTGGCGGGTTTTTATTCCCATGTCGAAAGTCATATTGATTTACCCAGACTGTGTGCTTCAGCAGGGGTTAACTTTGTGGAAGATAGGGTGATCGCCGTTGACCCGGAGCGCAATTTGTTGACCACTCAGCAAGGGAAACAATTAAGTTTTGATTGCCTTGCCCTGGACATTGGTAGTACTCCCTTCCTTGATAATATTGCCGGGGCGGAGTATGGCATTCCCGCTAAGCCAGTGCCCCAATTTTTGTCCGCTTGGCAAGCTCTGTTGCAGAACATTGACCAAAAACGACCGGAAAAATTCACCTTGGCGATCGCTGGGGGAGGGGCTGGGGGCGTGGAGTTGGCCTTTAATGTGCAAGCTCGTTTAGCGAAGCTTTTCCCGGCCATGGCTTTGGATGTGCAAATTTGGCAACGGGGCGCGACCCTTTTGCCCCACCACAGTGCCCAGGGCAGAAAACTGATTGACAGACTGTTAGCGAAGCAAAATATTACCGTGTTACTAAATTGCCCTGTCACCACCATTGAGCCCGAGTTTTTCCCCGCTGATAGTCCATTAACCTGTTACAAACTTTGGAGCGATGACCATTGGCGATCGGTCAATAGCGTGTTTTTAGTTACCCAAGCCAGCTCGGCCCCTTGGTTACCCCAATCCGGCTTAAGTCTAGATGGCCGGGGCTTCATCTCCGTCAAACCAACCTTACAGAACTATGCCCATCGGCATATTTTTGCGGCGGGGGATGTGGCGACTATGATCGACCATCCACGGCCTAAAGCGGGGGTGTTTGCGGTACGTCAGGGAAAACCATTGTTTGATAATTTGCAACGATTTTTCCTCGGCCAAACCCTTAAACCATTTATCCCCCAATCCCAATATTTGAGTTTGTTGGGTACTGGAGATGGCAAGGCGATCGCCCTTTGGGGGCCTTGGGCTAGTTGCGGCCACTGTTGGTGGCAGCTTAAGGATTACATTGACCGTCAATTTATGGAGCAGTTTTAA
- the btpA gene encoding photosystem I biogenesis protein BtpA: MDLFQTFQTHNPVIGVVHLLPLPTSARWGGNLTAVIERAEQEATALAAGGVDGIIVENFFDAPFPKQRVDPAVVSAMTLIVDRLQNLVVAPVGINVLRNDAHSALAIASCVGAKFIRVNVLTGVMATDQGLIEGNAHELLRYRRELGSDVAILADVLVKHARPLGTPNLTTAVTDTIERGLADGIILSGWATGSPPNLEDLELATNAAKGTPVFIGSGADEDNISQLIQAANGVIVASSLKRHGNINDAIDPIRVSAFIEAMAEGLKTKPTKSTGVDAPTGTKSVVC; this comes from the coding sequence GTGGATTTATTTCAAACCTTTCAGACCCATAATCCTGTTATTGGCGTTGTACACCTCCTACCATTGCCAACTTCGGCCCGTTGGGGAGGCAATCTCACCGCCGTCATTGAACGGGCGGAACAAGAAGCCACGGCCCTTGCCGCTGGGGGGGTGGATGGCATTATTGTGGAAAACTTTTTCGATGCCCCTTTCCCCAAACAAAGGGTTGATCCGGCAGTGGTCAGCGCCATGACCTTAATTGTCGATCGCCTGCAAAATTTGGTGGTGGCCCCGGTGGGGATCAACGTTCTGCGTAACGATGCCCATAGTGCGTTGGCGATCGCCAGTTGTGTGGGGGCAAAATTTATCCGGGTTAATGTGCTCACGGGGGTCATGGCCACGGATCAGGGCTTGATTGAAGGCAATGCCCACGAGCTGTTGCGCTATCGGCGGGAATTGGGCAGTGACGTGGCCATCCTCGCCGATGTGTTGGTGAAGCATGCCCGACCCTTGGGTACGCCCAATTTAACCACCGCCGTAACGGATACCATTGAACGGGGTTTGGCCGATGGCATTATCCTGTCTGGCTGGGCCACGGGCAGTCCCCCCAATCTAGAAGACTTGGAGCTAGCCACCAACGCCGCCAAGGGCACTCCAGTGTTCATTGGCAGTGGAGCCGACGAGGATAATATTAGCCAGTTAATCCAAGCGGCCAACGGAGTAATTGTGGCCAGTTCCCTCAAACGCCACGGCAATATTAACGACGCTATTGATCCCATCCGGGTCTCGGCTTTCATTGAAGCCATGGCCGAGGGGTTAAAGACCAAGCCCACTAAGTCAACCGGGGTGGATGCTCCCACGGGGACAAAATCAGTGGTCTGTTGA
- a CDS encoding thiamine phosphate synthase: protein MQESSPTAIARILDANLNRAREGLRTVEEWCRFGLNHQHWAEECKQLRQALAPWHQDDLRAARDTPNDVGTQLTHAQEAQRTDVRALLQANLCRVEEALRVLEEYGKLRDLAMGACCKQLRYRVYALESELLGAKLVQRLRQCSLYLVTSPQENLLATVEAALQGGLKLVQYRDKDTEDQFRWQRAKDLRQLCTQYGALFLVNDRVDLALAVNADGVHLGQQDLPIAVARQLLGPEKIIGRSTTNPEEMAKAITEGADYIGVGPVYATPTKAGKKPAGLEYVQYATAHSSVPWFAIGGIDGSNLAEVMKAGATQIAIVRAIMEAPEPSQATAQLLTQLGGINS from the coding sequence ATGCAAGAATCTTCTCCTACGGCGATCGCCAGAATTTTGGATGCCAATTTAAACCGGGCCCGGGAAGGGTTACGGACGGTGGAGGAATGGTGCCGTTTTGGTTTGAACCATCAACATTGGGCGGAGGAATGCAAACAACTGCGGCAAGCCTTGGCTCCCTGGCACCAGGATGATTTGCGGGCGGCCAGGGACACGCCGAATGATGTGGGCACCCAATTGACCCATGCCCAGGAAGCTCAGCGGACAGATGTACGAGCCCTGTTACAAGCGAACCTCTGTCGGGTGGAAGAGGCGTTAAGGGTGCTGGAGGAGTACGGCAAACTGCGAGACCTGGCCATGGGAGCCTGTTGCAAACAGTTACGCTACCGGGTTTATGCCCTGGAAAGTGAGTTGTTGGGGGCTAAATTAGTGCAAAGATTGAGGCAATGTTCCCTTTATCTAGTCACTTCACCGCAAGAAAATTTACTAGCTACAGTGGAAGCGGCTCTGCAAGGAGGATTGAAGTTAGTCCAGTATCGAGATAAGGACACGGAAGATCAGTTCCGGTGGCAACGGGCTAAGGATTTGCGACAATTATGCACCCAGTACGGAGCTCTATTTTTGGTCAATGACCGAGTGGACTTAGCCCTAGCAGTCAATGCCGATGGGGTGCATTTGGGACAGCAGGATTTACCCATTGCGGTGGCCCGTCAACTACTGGGGCCCGAAAAAATCATTGGCCGTTCCACTACCAACCCGGAAGAAATGGCCAAGGCGATCACCGAGGGAGCGGACTATATCGGTGTAGGCCCTGTGTATGCCACCCCCACTAAAGCTGGAAAAAAACCTGCTGGTTTGGAGTATGTTCAGTATGCGACCGCCCACTCCTCGGTGCCCTGGTTTGCCATTGGGGGAATCGATGGGTCAAATCTCGCAGAGGTGATGAAGGCCGGTGCCACTCAGATTGCGATCGTCCGGGCCATTATGGAAGCCCCAGAGCCTAGCCAGGCCACGGCCCAATTGTTGACCCAGCTAGGCGGGATAAATTCTTAG
- a CDS encoding R3H domain-containing nucleic acid-binding protein has translation MSELSLAHQDYPVDDLEQLLTILPRSIQAIIADHPQRQQLVEVVMDLGRLPEARFPGTAVYLGDSLIAKEDLQYAIDRVGLFSSDNRAGIERTLHRISAIRNRTNEIIGLTCRVGRAVFGTINLIQDLVETGESLLLLGRPGVGKTTALREIARVLADDLHKRVVIIDTSNEIAGDGDIPHPAIGRARRMQVARPELQHQVMIEAVENHMPEVIVIDEIGTELEALAARTIAERGVQLVGTAHGNRLENLIKNPTLSDLVGGIQAVTLGDDEARRRGSQKTVLERKAPPTFAMAVEMLERQKWTIHSDVALTIDNLLRGRPPVEQLRYMDEQGELQIETVETQSQERTPQPPPYFSLGLVDDRQLRPRPTGLRSTGRMKPQAPLHANADQVRDFERLLEQSWQQWEGDDEPKVRVPGPNGEDLPVYVYPYGVGRSQLDQVIEILQLPVAVTKDVHQADAVLALRSHVKGNQKLRQMAKGVQVPIYGVKSNTIPQISRALKRILGMDEPHKAEAADLRLFTRSGSNDELEALEEARLAVEQIVIPTGQPVELLPRSPHVRKMQHELVEHYRLQSDSFGDEPNRRLRIYPA, from the coding sequence ATGTCGGAACTTAGCCTGGCCCATCAGGATTACCCCGTTGACGACCTCGAACAGCTATTAACCATTCTGCCCCGCTCTATTCAAGCCATCATCGCTGACCATCCCCAGCGACAACAGTTAGTGGAAGTGGTGATGGACCTAGGAAGATTACCAGAAGCCCGTTTCCCGGGTACTGCGGTCTACCTAGGGGATAGTCTGATCGCCAAGGAGGATTTGCAATATGCCATCGACCGGGTTGGGCTATTCAGTAGCGATAACCGGGCGGGTATTGAACGGACCCTGCACCGCATCAGCGCCATCCGTAACCGCACCAATGAAATTATCGGCTTGACCTGTCGGGTGGGTCGAGCGGTGTTTGGCACCATTAACCTCATCCAAGACCTGGTGGAAACTGGGGAATCACTACTCCTATTGGGGCGACCTGGAGTCGGAAAAACCACGGCCCTGCGCGAAATTGCCCGAGTGCTAGCGGACGATCTCCATAAACGGGTGGTGATCATCGACACCTCCAACGAAATTGCCGGGGACGGGGACATTCCCCATCCGGCGATCGGTAGGGCCCGGAGAATGCAGGTGGCCAGGCCGGAATTGCAACATCAGGTGATGATTGAGGCGGTGGAAAACCACATGCCAGAGGTGATTGTCATTGACGAAATTGGCACCGAATTGGAAGCTTTAGCCGCCCGCACCATTGCGGAACGAGGAGTACAATTGGTCGGTACAGCCCACGGTAACCGTCTGGAAAATTTAATCAAAAATCCTACCCTCTCAGACCTAGTGGGAGGTATTCAAGCAGTGACATTGGGGGATGACGAAGCCCGGCGGCGGGGTTCCCAAAAAACTGTGTTGGAAAGGAAGGCTCCCCCTACCTTTGCCATGGCGGTGGAAATGTTGGAGCGGCAAAAATGGACTATCCACAGCGATGTGGCCCTGACAATTGATAATCTTCTGCGGGGCCGCCCTCCGGTGGAACAGTTGCGGTACATGGACGAACAAGGAGAGCTACAAATCGAAACGGTGGAAACCCAATCCCAGGAAAGAACGCCCCAGCCGCCCCCCTATTTTTCTTTAGGGTTAGTGGACGATCGCCAGTTGCGGCCAAGACCCACAGGTTTACGTTCCACTGGGCGGATGAAACCCCAAGCCCCCCTCCATGCCAACGCCGACCAAGTGCGGGATTTTGAGCGCTTACTGGAACAGTCCTGGCAACAGTGGGAAGGGGATGATGAACCCAAAGTTAGGGTACCGGGGCCCAACGGTGAAGATTTGCCGGTTTATGTTTACCCCTACGGCGTCGGGCGATCGCAGTTAGACCAGGTGATTGAAATTTTGCAGCTACCAGTGGCCGTCACCAAGGATGTCCATCAGGCCGATGCAGTGTTGGCCCTGCGCTCCCACGTCAAAGGCAATCAAAAGTTACGCCAGATGGCCAAGGGCGTCCAAGTGCCTATCTATGGAGTTAAATCCAACACCATTCCCCAAATTAGCCGGGCTCTGAAACGGATTTTGGGCATGGACGAACCCCACAAAGCCGAGGCGGCCGATCTACGTTTATTTACCCGCAGTGGCAGTAACGATGAGCTAGAAGCCCTGGAGGAAGCCCGCCTAGCGGTGGAGCAAATTGTCATTCCCACAGGGCAACCGGTGGAACTGTTACCCCGATCGCCCCATGTGCGGAAAATGCAACATGAACTGGTGGAACATTACCGTTTGCAGTCTGATAGCTTTGGAGATGAGCCGAACCGTCGCCTAAGAATTTATCCCGCCTAG
- a CDS encoding CHAT domain-containing protein, with protein sequence MTTTIHCRVIRQSSSGDHQSLSRSLLKKLVVVGMGLTLLSFGVAPAFAQTLSEKIVAMEKAREQEFATYFGESLAEVTQTPEDIALTLQKISAETGKKPAVLWVIPEKEFLHLVLVTPDLDPIVVDLHDVPEAVLRPVVSTFQRELQLSQTVNRREAAQQLYQWIIAPYAETLEAQGIDTLLFCLGNGVRGLPMAALFDGQEYLLEKYSLTNIPAFNLIDSDYKPLRPGNILAMGASEFADQSPLPAVPVELENIVWEMAVNRPATDRWQAETFLNQDFTVDRLQKELEQKRPTIVHLATHSSFRSGKPANSYIEFWNDKLALDKVNQINWQSPAVELLVLSACQTALGDDEAELGFAGLALKAGVKSAVASFWNVDDGATLVLMTEFYRQLGQTSTKAEALRQAQLKMLRGELTSELEQAGISRGAIALPPSLINLGQTNFSAPYYWASFTMLSSPW encoded by the coding sequence ATGACAACTACCATACACTGCAGAGTTATCCGCCAATCATCCTCCGGCGACCACCAGAGTTTGTCTAGGTCTTTGTTAAAAAAATTAGTCGTGGTGGGCATGGGATTGACCTTGCTCAGTTTCGGTGTAGCCCCCGCCTTTGCCCAAACCTTGAGCGAAAAAATTGTCGCCATGGAAAAAGCTCGGGAACAGGAATTCGCTACCTATTTTGGGGAAAGTCTAGCCGAAGTGACCCAAACCCCAGAGGATATTGCCCTCACTCTACAAAAAATTAGCGCAGAAACCGGCAAAAAACCCGCTGTGTTATGGGTCATTCCCGAAAAAGAATTTTTACATTTAGTATTAGTTACCCCCGACTTAGACCCCATTGTGGTGGATTTACACGACGTACCGGAGGCAGTGTTAAGGCCGGTGGTGTCCACTTTTCAGCGGGAATTACAACTATCTCAAACCGTCAATCGCCGGGAGGCCGCCCAGCAACTGTACCAGTGGATTATTGCCCCCTATGCTGAAACCCTGGAAGCCCAAGGCATTGACACCCTGCTCTTTTGCTTGGGCAATGGGGTGCGGGGTTTACCCATGGCGGCCCTATTTGATGGCCAGGAATATCTCTTGGAAAAATACAGTCTAACCAACATTCCCGCTTTCAACTTAATTGATAGTGATTACAAACCACTCCGCCCCGGCAATATTCTAGCCATGGGGGCATCGGAGTTTGCCGACCAAAGTCCTTTGCCAGCAGTGCCAGTGGAATTGGAGAATATTGTCTGGGAAATGGCAGTCAATCGTCCGGCGACAGACCGTTGGCAGGCAGAAACTTTCCTCAACCAAGATTTCACCGTCGATCGCCTCCAGAAGGAGCTAGAACAAAAACGTCCCACCATTGTCCATTTAGCTACCCATTCTTCCTTTCGTTCCGGGAAACCAGCCAACTCCTACATCGAATTTTGGAACGATAAATTAGCTTTAGACAAAGTTAATCAGATCAATTGGCAATCCCCGGCGGTGGAACTACTGGTACTCAGTGCTTGCCAAACTGCCCTGGGGGATGACGAGGCAGAACTAGGTTTTGCTGGCCTAGCCCTGAAAGCCGGGGTTAAATCGGCCGTAGCCAGTTTCTGGAATGTGGATGACGGGGCAACATTGGTGCTGATGACTGAGTTCTACCGGCAATTGGGCCAAACCTCTACCAAAGCCGAAGCCCTGCGCCAGGCCCAACTGAAAATGCTCCGGGGGGAATTGACCTCTGAACTGGAACAGGCGGGCATTTCCCGGGGGGCGATCGCCCTGCCACCATCCTTAATCAACTTGGGGCAAACGAATTTTTCGGCGCCCTACTACTGGGCATCCTTCACCATGCTTAGTAGTCCTTGGTAG
- a CDS encoding bifunctional oligoribonuclease/PAP phosphatase NrnA, with translation MASVSSRPSNGLSAPESSTVPSPQQISAQRNIADSISPRIPAANTAQIIKLQHHLEGHRGQRFILVIQDFPDPDALSSAWAFQLIAAQYEIQCEIVYAGTLSHQENIALVKLTGLPAKRWGPQTLKDIDLSDYQGCVLVDSQGTNSQLMPLVQEADIAVVVIIDHHSQQEEVEAENAFVDIRPGSRSTATILTEYLQGGMLDFNSSNPTHVKCATALMHGLRSDTINLLQAQEAEFMAAAYLSRIYDAQLLNAVLQSARSKRVMEVIERSLQNRVVQNNFSLAGVGYLRYEERDAIPQAADFLATEENVHTALVYGIVHDRANDIELVIGSLRTNKLTLDPDEFLKDSLGMDGAGRYYGGGRDMAGGFEIPVGFLTGCNDQAEYTKLKWEVFDRQLKQKFFRLINPDHRVVHS, from the coding sequence ATGGCTTCTGTTTCTTCCCGGCCTAGTAATGGTCTTTCCGCTCCAGAATCCAGCACTGTTCCCTCCCCTCAGCAAATCAGTGCCCAGAGGAATATTGCCGACTCCATTTCTCCCCGTATTCCCGCCGCCAACACAGCCCAAATTATCAAACTCCAGCACCATCTGGAAGGACACCGAGGCCAGCGGTTTATCTTGGTAATTCAAGATTTTCCTGACCCCGATGCTCTCTCCAGTGCCTGGGCATTTCAACTGATTGCAGCCCAGTACGAAATCCAGTGTGAAATTGTCTATGCTGGCACCCTTTCCCACCAGGAAAATATTGCTTTAGTGAAGTTAACCGGCCTGCCCGCTAAGCGCTGGGGTCCACAAACGCTCAAGGATATTGACCTCTCCGATTACCAAGGTTGTGTGTTGGTGGATAGCCAGGGCACCAATAGTCAACTAATGCCTTTAGTACAGGAAGCCGATATTGCCGTTGTGGTGATTATCGACCACCATAGTCAGCAGGAGGAAGTAGAAGCAGAAAATGCCTTTGTGGATATTCGTCCGGGCAGTCGTTCCACCGCCACCATTTTGACGGAATATCTCCAGGGGGGCATGTTGGATTTCAACAGCAGTAACCCCACCCACGTTAAATGTGCCACAGCTTTGATGCACGGCCTGCGCTCCGATACCATTAACCTGCTCCAGGCCCAGGAAGCGGAGTTTATGGCGGCGGCCTACCTCAGTCGCATCTATGACGCCCAGTTACTCAATGCCGTGTTGCAATCGGCCCGCTCCAAACGGGTGATGGAAGTGATTGAGCGGTCTTTACAAAATCGAGTCGTACAAAATAACTTTTCCTTGGCCGGGGTAGGTTATCTCCGCTACGAGGAACGGGATGCCATTCCCCAGGCGGCGGACTTTTTAGCCACGGAAGAAAACGTACACACCGCTTTGGTTTACGGCATTGTCCATGACCGGGCCAATGATATTGAGTTGGTCATTGGTTCCCTCCGCACCAATAAGCTAACCCTAGACCCCGATGAATTTTTGAAAGATAGCTTGGGAATGGACGGTGCTGGGCGCTACTACGGCGGTGGCCGGGACATGGCTGGAGGATTTGAAATTCCCGTCGGTTTCCTAACGGGATGTAATGACCAAGCGGAATACACCAAACTAAAATGGGAAGTGTTTGATCGCCAGTTGAAGCAGAAGTTTTTCCGCCTTATTAACCCCGACCATCGGGTGGTTCATTCTTAA
- a CDS encoding homocysteine biosynthesis protein, producing MRTIAEINDKLSRGQATVWTAEQVKAQVGELGIAKVAAQVDVVCTGTFEPMESSGAVINLGQTDPPIKIRQCWLDGIPAYAGFGAVDLYLGATAAADITNTGDNLNEGDSLAERGGGHIIEDLIAGKSLPLRAVGQGTDCYPRTTLETVISTDRINQFYLYNPRNLYQNFIVGVNGGDRLLYTYLGPLQPRLGNAVYSNPGAIGPLFNDPLLQAIGIGTKIFLGGGVGYIAWEGTQHFPLQKRLPNHTPIGPAATLALIGDAKQMDAYWVRGCYLKNYGPSLMLGVGVPIPVLNEQVIEQCAVKDEDIVAPVVDFSIPRRVRPTFGLVTYGQLKSGKIIIEGKTVRVAPLASIARSREVAETLKAWLEAGTFSLTEPVASLPTDRMFMAQDPIGNLSI from the coding sequence ATGCGGACGATCGCCGAAATTAACGATAAACTCAGCCGGGGACAAGCAACAGTTTGGACAGCGGAGCAGGTCAAAGCTCAAGTAGGGGAACTGGGAATTGCAAAGGTAGCAGCACAGGTGGATGTGGTCTGCACTGGAACTTTTGAGCCAATGGAATCCTCCGGGGCGGTGATTAACCTCGGACAAACGGATCCCCCCATTAAAATTCGTCAATGCTGGCTAGATGGCATTCCGGCCTATGCAGGCTTTGGAGCGGTGGACTTATATTTAGGCGCTACGGCGGCGGCGGACATTACCAACACTGGCGATAACCTCAACGAAGGGGACAGCCTGGCCGAAAGGGGCGGTGGTCATATTATTGAAGACTTAATTGCTGGTAAAAGTCTGCCTCTGCGGGCTGTGGGCCAGGGCACCGATTGTTATCCCCGCACTACCCTGGAGACGGTGATTAGCACCGACCGCATCAATCAGTTTTACCTCTACAACCCCCGCAATCTTTACCAAAATTTCATTGTGGGCGTGAATGGTGGCGATCGCCTACTTTATACCTACCTAGGCCCTCTGCAACCCCGCCTGGGCAATGCGGTGTACTCCAACCCCGGCGCCATTGGCCCCCTGTTTAACGACCCCCTCCTCCAGGCGATCGGCATTGGCACCAAAATCTTCCTGGGGGGAGGCGTGGGTTACATTGCCTGGGAAGGCACCCAGCATTTTCCTTTGCAAAAACGTCTGCCCAACCACACTCCCATCGGCCCAGCGGCCACCCTCGCCCTCATTGGCGATGCCAAACAAATGGATGCCTATTGGGTGAGGGGTTGTTACCTAAAAAACTATGGCCCCTCTTTAATGTTGGGAGTGGGGGTACCCATTCCAGTGTTGAATGAACAGGTAATTGAGCAATGTGCCGTCAAAGATGAAGACATTGTGGCTCCGGTAGTGGATTTTTCCATTCCCCGTCGGGTCAGACCTACCTTCGGTTTGGTCACCTACGGCCAGCTTAAAAGCGGCAAAATTATCATTGAAGGCAAAACGGTACGAGTGGCCCCTTTGGCCAGTATTGCGCGTTCCAGGGAAGTGGCGGAAACCCTCAAGGCTTGGCTAGAGGCCGGCACCTTTTCCCTCACGGAACCCGTGGCATCTCTACCCACTGATCGCATGTTTATGGCCCAAGACCCCATCGGTAATTTGTCGATTTAG
- a CDS encoding DUF2949 domain-containing protein, which produces MSQPNYYQSLLNFLRQDLSLPAESLAVAERTACNAIDNSNNLPIILWQYGLISLEELDRIFDWLEKF; this is translated from the coding sequence ATGAGTCAACCCAACTATTATCAAAGTCTTTTAAATTTTCTCCGCCAAGACCTTTCTCTACCGGCAGAATCCCTGGCAGTCGCCGAACGTACCGCCTGTAACGCCATCGACAACAGTAATAACCTACCCATTATTCTCTGGCAGTATGGGTTAATTAGTTTAGAAGAATTAGACCGGATTTTTGACTGGCTAGAAAAGTTTTAG
- the csaB gene encoding polysaccharide pyruvyl transferase CsaB, which produces MRVILCGYYGQDNAGDEALLVCLLQMLPATVEPVVLSANPQTTEERYGVETHYNRNWSKIWQLLGQCDGFIWGGGSLMQDVTSVVSPLYYGGLMAIAQMRGLKTIAWAQGIGPLTRLPLRWFTQRVLRGCSGISVRDEDSLQLVGQWGLQAYLAADPVWSLAADPMVPPPSPLPMVAVNLRAHHLLTLERLAVITQALKDFQQQTQTHLRLIPLQKSQDLAIAEAIAVELPGSHEILYRPDPRQCKGLFRGAEFTIGMRLHSLIMAAAEGSACFALSYDPKVSRLMAEVRLPGWELVNLPMDSQELSRVWQECFQRRQPWTGGNPLQKSALQHQALLQKIFVG; this is translated from the coding sequence ATGCGTGTCATTCTGTGCGGTTACTACGGTCAAGATAATGCCGGGGATGAGGCCCTTTTGGTCTGTTTACTGCAAATGCTTCCTGCTACGGTAGAGCCAGTGGTGCTATCTGCCAATCCCCAGACCACTGAGGAGAGATACGGTGTTGAAACCCACTACAACCGAAATTGGAGTAAAATTTGGCAACTTTTGGGGCAATGTGACGGTTTTATCTGGGGGGGAGGCAGTTTAATGCAGGATGTGACCAGTGTGGTTAGTCCCCTCTATTACGGTGGTTTGATGGCGATCGCCCAGATGCGGGGGTTAAAAACCATTGCCTGGGCCCAGGGCATTGGCCCCCTGACACGGCTACCGCTGCGCTGGTTTACCCAACGGGTGCTCAGGGGGTGTAGCGGCATCAGCGTGCGGGATGAAGACTCCCTCCAATTGGTGGGGCAATGGGGATTGCAGGCCTATTTGGCCGCCGATCCTGTCTGGTCCCTGGCCGCCGACCCCATGGTGCCTCCCCCCAGCCCCTTGCCCATGGTGGCGGTGAATTTGCGGGCCCATCATCTATTGACCCTGGAACGTTTGGCGGTAATTACCCAAGCCCTCAAGGATTTTCAACAACAGACCCAAACCCATTTGCGGCTCATTCCCCTGCAAAAATCCCAGGATTTAGCCATTGCCGAGGCGATCGCCGTGGAACTACCGGGCAGTCATGAAATTCTTTACCGCCCAGATCCCCGGCAATGTAAAGGTTTATTCCGGGGGGCAGAATTCACCATTGGCATGCGACTCCACAGTTTAATCATGGCGGCGGCGGAAGGCAGTGCCTGTTTTGCCCTTAGTTACGATCCCAAGGTTAGTCGTCTCATGGCAGAGGTGAGGCTACCAGGTTGGGAGTTAGTCAATTTGCCCATGGATAGCCAGGAACTAAGCCGAGTTTGGCAAGAATGTTTTCAACGGCGGCAACCCTGGACAGGGGGAAATCCTTTGCAAAAATCTGCCCTCCAACATCAAGCTTTATTGCAGAAAATTTTTGTTGGCTAG